One region of Bactrocera neohumeralis isolate Rockhampton chromosome 5, APGP_CSIRO_Bneo_wtdbg2-racon-allhic-juicebox.fasta_v2, whole genome shotgun sequence genomic DNA includes:
- the LOC126760000 gene encoding LOW QUALITY PROTEIN: pre-intermoult gene 1 protein-like (The sequence of the model RefSeq protein was modified relative to this genomic sequence to represent the inferred CDS: deleted 2 bases in 1 codon) — MRPQTILLFALVALLCLVQHSAFAADDASNAASNEDSDASSSNNEANTGMIMIAKAMMITGNDANTNDNTSDDAVDNDDTSNNDSSDSDGDLDDSQTEDASTNDNDNSPSNGSASNPSGKRSPSSQRKAQRKRQAAKRQQRQNRKKRQNKKRRQNKRRQNQKRRQQNNRRRRNNRRPARG; from the exons ATGAGACCTCAAACAATACTGTTATTCGCCCTTGTGGCTTTACTCTGCCTGGTACAGCACTCCGCATTTGCAGCAGACGACGCCAGCAATGCCGCAAGTAATGAGGACAGTGATGCTTCGAGCAGCAACAATGAAGCTAATACGGGTATGATAATGATAGCGAAAGCGATGATGAT AACGGGTAATGATGCAAATACCAATGATAACACAAGTGATGACGCAGTTGACAATGATGACACAAGCAACAATGACAGTAGTGATAGTGATGGTGATCTTGACGATTCACAAACTGAAGACGCGTCTACgaatgataatgataacagtcctTCAAATGGTAGTGCCAGCAATCCATCAGGGAAAAGAAGCCCGTCTAGTCAGCGCAAAGCTCAAAGAAAACGCCAAGCAGCAAAGAGACAACAACGCCAAAATCGAAAAAAGCGCCAAAATAAAAAACGTCGCCAAAACAAAAGACGTCAGAATCAAAAACGACGTCAACAAAATAATAGGCGCCGACGAAATAACAGGCGCCCAGCCCGTGGTTAG